Proteins encoded by one window of Mustela erminea isolate mMusErm1 chromosome 7, mMusErm1.Pri, whole genome shotgun sequence:
- the SIX2 gene encoding homeobox protein SIX2 isoform X1 produces MSMLPTFGFTQEQVACVCEVLQQGGNIERLGRFLWSLPACEHLHKNESVLKAKAVVAFHRGNFRELYKILESHQFSPHNHAKLQQLWLKAHYIEAEKLRGRPLGAVGKYRVRRKFPLPRSIWDGEETSYCFKEKSRSVLREWYAHNPYPSPREKRELAEATGLTTTQVSNWFKNRRQRDRAAEAKERYEENSENSNSNSHNPLAASLNGSGKSVLGSSEDEKTPSGTPDHSSSSPALLLSPPPPPGLPSLHSLGHPPGPSAVPVPVPGGGGADPLQHHHGLQDSILNPMSANLVDLGS; encoded by the exons ATGTCCATGCTGCCAACCTTCGGCTTCACGCAGGAGCAAGTGGCGTGCGTGTGCGAGGTGCTGCAGCAGGGCGGCAACATCGAGCGGCTGGGCCGCTTCCTGTGGTCGCTGCCCGCCTGCGAGCACCTCCACAAGAATGAGAGCGTGCTCAAGGCCAAGGCGGTGGTGGCCTTCCACCGCGGCAACTTCCGCGAGCTCTACAAGATCCTGGAGAGCCACCAGTTCTCGCCGCATAACCACGCCAAGCTGCAGCAGCTGTGGCTCAAGGCGCACTACATCGAGGCGGAGAAGCTGCGCGGCCGGCCCCTGGGCGCCGTGGGCAAATACCGCGTGCGCCGCAAGTTTCCGCTGCCGCGCTCCATCTGGGACGGCGAGGAGACCAGCTACTGCTTCAAGGAAAAGAGTCGCAGCGTGCTGCGCGAGTGGTACGCGCATAACCCCTACCCCTCACCGCGCGAGAAGCGCGAGCTGGCCGAGGCCACTGGCCTCACCACCACGCAGGTCAGCAACTGGTTCAAGAACCGGCGGCAGCGCGACCGGGCAGCGGAGGCCAAAGAAAGGTACGA GGAGAACAGCGAGAACTCCAACTCCAACAGCCACAACCCGCTGGCTGCGTCGCTCAATGGCAGCGGCAAGTCGGTGCTAGGCAGCTCGGAGGACGAGAAGACGCCGTCGGGGACGCCAGACCACTCGTCGTCGAGCCCCGCTCTGCTGCTCAGCCCGCCGCCGCCCCCTGGGCTGCCGTCCCTGCACAGCCTGGGCCACCCTCCCGGCCCCAGCGCCGTACCCGTGCCGGTGCCAGGCGGAGGCGGCGCGGACCCGCTGCAGCACCACCATGGCCTGCAGGACTCCATCCTCAATCCCATGTCGGCCAACCTCGTGGACCTGGGCTCCTAG
- the SIX2 gene encoding homeobox protein SIX2 isoform X2 — protein MSMLPTFGFTQEQVACVCEVLQQGGNIERLGRFLWSLPACEHLHKNESVLKAKAVVAFHRGNFRELYKILESHQFSPHNHAKLQQLWLKAHYIEAEKLRGRPLGAVGKYRVRRKFPLPRSIWDGEETSYCFKEKSRSVLREWYAHNPYPSPREKRELAEATGLTTTQVSNWFKNRRQRDRAAEAKERENSENSNSNSHNPLAASLNGSGKSVLGSSEDEKTPSGTPDHSSSSPALLLSPPPPPGLPSLHSLGHPPGPSAVPVPVPGGGGADPLQHHHGLQDSILNPMSANLVDLGS, from the exons ATGTCCATGCTGCCAACCTTCGGCTTCACGCAGGAGCAAGTGGCGTGCGTGTGCGAGGTGCTGCAGCAGGGCGGCAACATCGAGCGGCTGGGCCGCTTCCTGTGGTCGCTGCCCGCCTGCGAGCACCTCCACAAGAATGAGAGCGTGCTCAAGGCCAAGGCGGTGGTGGCCTTCCACCGCGGCAACTTCCGCGAGCTCTACAAGATCCTGGAGAGCCACCAGTTCTCGCCGCATAACCACGCCAAGCTGCAGCAGCTGTGGCTCAAGGCGCACTACATCGAGGCGGAGAAGCTGCGCGGCCGGCCCCTGGGCGCCGTGGGCAAATACCGCGTGCGCCGCAAGTTTCCGCTGCCGCGCTCCATCTGGGACGGCGAGGAGACCAGCTACTGCTTCAAGGAAAAGAGTCGCAGCGTGCTGCGCGAGTGGTACGCGCATAACCCCTACCCCTCACCGCGCGAGAAGCGCGAGCTGGCCGAGGCCACTGGCCTCACCACCACGCAGGTCAGCAACTGGTTCAAGAACCGGCGGCAGCGCGACCGGGCAGCGGAGGCCAAAGAAAG GGAGAACAGCGAGAACTCCAACTCCAACAGCCACAACCCGCTGGCTGCGTCGCTCAATGGCAGCGGCAAGTCGGTGCTAGGCAGCTCGGAGGACGAGAAGACGCCGTCGGGGACGCCAGACCACTCGTCGTCGAGCCCCGCTCTGCTGCTCAGCCCGCCGCCGCCCCCTGGGCTGCCGTCCCTGCACAGCCTGGGCCACCCTCCCGGCCCCAGCGCCGTACCCGTGCCGGTGCCAGGCGGAGGCGGCGCGGACCCGCTGCAGCACCACCATGGCCTGCAGGACTCCATCCTCAATCCCATGTCGGCCAACCTCGTGGACCTGGGCTCCTAG